GCGCCGCCACTTCTAATCCGTCCGACCGCGGATGCGTTTCGCGGTAGTCACATAAGGCACATCCGTAAACTTCAGCTTTCACCAACGAGGTCTCTTCCCCGCACCAGGCACAAGGTAATCCGCGAATTACATCGACCATTCCCCAGCCGGGTGTTCCACATTGAGGGCATTGAGCAGCAAGCCGGTGACCCAGTTTCATGGCGAGTTCATAGAGTACGCGCTGCCTGCTAGGATTCATATGGGCGCGCATATCGGTTTCGACGTGGGCTAAGTGATCTTCGGACACCGCCGCACATTGTTCGATAGCTTTTTTCAGATCATCAGAATTGATAATGCCCTTGAACAATAAGCCCGAGGAAAATCCCGAGTTAGGCCGGACAATTAAGCCGTGTGAGGGAAATTGTGCCCGCTTAAGAAAATCACCGACATCATCGAGACTACGGGCTTCGATATGTGCATAATTCGTCTCTGTACTGATTATCTGTTCCGTTATTTCAATGCCGAGTTGATCATCGACGAATGCCAGAAGTTCATGATGCCCCGGCACAAATAACAATTGGGGATGGGGACCAAAACTTCCTTCACTGGCCAGTCCCAACGGAAGATCTAACGCAGCCATTCCCATTCTGGCTTTGCGAATCACCACCTCCTGTGGCGTCCCATTACGAGGAATTTCACCACTAAAAGTGCCCAAGACATCAGTATCCAGGTATGGAGGAACACAAACTTCAAGCCCTACCGTCTCCCGTAAAGGAGGTCCCACCACTTGTTCTTTTTCATGTTTCGTGGCCAAAGCCACCTTCTGACCACGATAGGGGTGGTCCCATTTTGGTCCGAGCGTCATTGACCTTCTCCCTTGTTCAGCGTACTGGCATACAAACGCACAGCGAAACAACAAATTACGCTAATATTATCATGAATTTTATGTCATATATCAAGAGGCAGCCCTTACAGAGAGTGCATGCCCCAAACTTGACTGTGTGCCATGCAGGCAATAAGACTCGAATAATACTACCGGCGAAAAAATTGAAACTGGCTGCGGCCGCCACGAGAGCCCAGAGCATTCTGTTTGCGACGATAAACCGGAGATGATGCCCTTTGCTCTTCGGGGCGCGCAGTAGAGAACCGCCGGCCAAAGCCACAACCCACTGACTCATGCCAGACAAGATAGTGCCAATAACCAAGGGTAACGCAAACGCCGTGACTTCAGACCCTAAAAATGAAATACTCTGACCCATTCACAGCATGCTAAACGTGCTTAGCGGACGGTGTATCAGTTGTTGTGCCATAGCGACCGACCATTCTCCTCAAAACCAGTTACGAAAACATGTGTTCTCACGAAAACACGACGCGTTCAAAATCTCCACCTGAGGATGAGTGCCGTAGGTCACCAACACACGACAAATTCATTAGGACAATTGTTACGGGGTTTAGCCCAGGAAAGAATCTTTGGGCATGTAAATCACCAAAAATCAGAGGTGATCTTTGTCCTCACAGTACAGCATCCTCATTGGATCGCGATCAATGTCTGTGACGTAAATGCTCTATCTTTCCGACGTTATGACCATACAAGCCCTAAAGAAATTTATGATAACAATAGGATATTAATTTTATTGCCCGGGCTTAATGTTGCCCATTACAATAGGATAAATTTCATCAAACCGTTTTATCCAATAAGTCGGATGGGCCTCATGAAGAGCCGTACGTAACCCATAACCGTATTCTACCGCCGCGCAATCTATCTCCCATCTTGAGGCAGCAAGGATGTCCTGTTCATGATCGCCTACCATAAGAAAATGCTCGCGGCCGAGCCCAGAATTTTTCTCGACAATCTTTTGCAACACATCAACTTTATGCGCGCCTGTCCCATCAAAATCACTTCCAACGACGCCAGTAAACAACGATCGCAACCCAAAAAACTCTAAAATTTGTTCACTAAATCCTGTTGGCTTAGAGGTAGCGAGCCATAGGGCAATCTGGTTATGGGCAAGCCTTTCCAAGGTCTCCCTCACCCGCGGGTATAAATAGTTTTCATAAAGTCCGTGCACGGAAAAATATTCCCGGTAATATGTCACCGCGCGCCATGCCTCTGATTCCGTCAATCCCCAGCACATAAAGGATTCGTGAAGAGGCGGGCCAATAAATGCGGTGAGTTCATCAGATTGGGGAACGGATGCCACCGCCATTTTTCGCAAGGCATACTGAACGGAATGGGTAATTCCTTCTTTGGGATCACTAAGAGTCCCGTCCAAATCACACAACACAACCGAATATCCGGGCATGAACGTCTCCTCTCATTACAAAACAGGAGCCAGCGCCAGGTGGAACTGAACCCTTTTGACGGAAATCATAAACTGCGGTGGTCAAAATACGAGCTACCTTCGTAGTTCCTATCAAAAATCTCTAAAGGATAGGGCAAGGAAAGCGTATTGAGGCTTTCAGTTTCCCGGTATTCGAAGGCGGTAACTTCGCCGTCCACTGCGCGTAATATCCCCTCTTTAACTTGGCACCGAAATACCATGATGACGTATTCGACAGCATTGCCATCTTGATATGTCCAAC
The Sulfobacillus thermosulfidooxidans DNA segment above includes these coding regions:
- a CDS encoding HAD hydrolase-like protein, with the protein product MPGYSVVLCDLDGTLSDPKEGITHSVQYALRKMAVASVPQSDELTAFIGPPLHESFMCWGLTESEAWRAVTYYREYFSVHGLYENYLYPRVRETLERLAHNQIALWLATSKPTGFSEQILEFFGLRSLFTGVVGSDFDGTGAHKVDVLQKIVEKNSGLGREHFLMVGDHEQDILAASRWEIDCAAVEYGYGLRTALHEAHPTYWIKRFDEIYPIVMGNIKPGQ
- a CDS encoding DUF6671 family protein, whose amino-acid sequence is MTLGPKWDHPYRGQKVALATKHEKEQVVGPPLRETVGLEVCVPPYLDTDVLGTFSGEIPRNGTPQEVVIRKARMGMAALDLPLGLASEGSFGPHPQLLFVPGHHELLAFVDDQLGIEITEQIISTETNYAHIEARSLDDVGDFLKRAQFPSHGLIVRPNSGFSSGLLFKGIINSDDLKKAIEQCAAVSEDHLAHVETDMRAHMNPSRQRVLYELAMKLGHRLAAQCPQCGTPGWGMVDVIRGLPCAWCGEETSLVKAEVYGCALCDYRETHPRSDGLEVAAPANCPWCNP